The genomic region ATGACGTCGCTGGTTAGGAAGGATGCGAGGGGCCATGCGAGTGATGGGAGGGCCAGTGGGTCTAGGAAGGCCGTGAATGCAGTCGGTGCATAAAGCTCGAGGAAGTATAGGAATTTCTCCGTACCATACACCGAGTATAACTTCGGTATTAGTAATGGGTCCTTAATGACTGAGATTAATATGCCGAAGCTAAATGATGATGCGTACTGCTCGGGTAAGCCCGATAGTGGCGATGTGGTTGTTGGGCCCAGCGGGTTAAGTAAAGACTTCGTCCATAGGGCGATTAGGAGGACTACTATTGATACTGCGATGGTTAATACACCATGCATTAACTCACGCCTCCTCCTAATGTTTATAATCACGTAGTACAGCCCGAGTAATGCCATGGGTATTGGCGCAAACTCTATGGTGCCGAGCGTGAGCAATAGCATTGGGTAATAAATCCTCCACTTCCTCGTGATTAGCAGGTAAGTTGAGTATAGGGCGAGGGGCATGAATATAGTCTCCATGTGAAAATCAAAGGAGTTTGCGCCCTGGACCAGTGGGTCCATGAGGTAGATAATTGCGAAGAAGGCCCCTAACCAATCCCTGCCTAGGTACTTACCTAACCAGTAAATGGGTAGTGCCCCTAGGGCCACGAGTATTGTCTGAGCCACAAGCAGGGTGATTGGGCTCGGGTATACGGCGTACACGGGTAGGAATAGGAATAACGTTGGTGAGAAGTGGACGTCTAGGAAACTATAGCCTATGGGCCCAGGCTTGGGTATTATCGCCACATCAACACTCTCATAAAACAGCCTGTGGTAATACAGTGTTGATGCCAGTGCCTGGGCGAATATCCCGAGGTCCGCAGCGTGGGTGTGAAATGTTAGGTACTTCAGCAATGTATAATACGACATCACTACGATATACGCCGCAATACCAAGGTAAACCACCAAGCCACTGATTGACCTTCTCATTCCAGAAATTCATGGTTAAGGACTTATTAAGTAATTACTTCATGAAATCAAGTATTGACGGCCCACCACCCCTCTCATGCTTAACCTCCTGGCAACTAACGCTTATTGACTTCATTCCATCATTACCAACCTCAAGTATTATTGGCTTCCAAATATTTGTGAAGGCAGCGTTAACTATGTAGGAGCTACCGGACTTAACGCACCTAACTGTCGAGTTGTGGGCGTGGCCATGTATAGCAATGACATTATTACTAAAAATCACACCCTCCAAATCCCTAACCCCAAGGCTAGGCCAAATCCTTGGATCCTCACCCTGAAGTGTCTTAAATGTTGGTGCGTAATGTATTAAGAGGATTGTTAACTCCCTCGATGAGTTGATGGTTTTCCTAAGCCACTCAACCCTGCGCCTATACGTGTCCGCTATATTGGGTATGTGCCTCAACTGCCACGTCGTTGGCCTCTCCAGGGATCCCTTCGAACCAATTATCCTAAGTGTTACATCATTTATTGTTAATTTAACGACCTCATCATCAAGCCACCTAATGACACCTAGCTCCCTAGCCCTCGGCATGACCTCATCATAATCCTCATTACCCGGCACTGCAATTATCGTGTCACTAAGCCTCCTTAATTCGTTGATTAATATCTTTAATCCCTCAATCTTTCCATCCTCCATTAAATCGCCTGCTATGAGTACGGCGTCGAACTTGCCGAGGTTTTTAACGGCTTCCCTGAACCTTGGGAAGTACTTCGGCGAGTGAATGTCTGCTGTGGTGAGTATCCTAGCAACCATTTAATAGGTGGTAAAACATATTATTAAATTACTTTTCCAGGTTTATGGTTAAATGAAGGGCAGCCTAGAATTACGGAAGTGCGATCCTGGCAATGACCTAGACATAATAGTGAGTCTCGAGAGGGAGATCTTCAGGCCAAGCGAGCAGTACACCCTTGGTTTCATTAATTGGTTATGCAGGAATTGCACTAATTACTCCTACATAGCATTCATGGATGGGAAGCCCGTGGGCTACATAATATCGTGCATAGAGGGCCTCAGTAGGGGTCACGTGATATCCGTCGGCGTTCTCAGTGACTATAGGAGGATGGGCATTGGTAACGCGTTAATGTGTAGGTCAATATGCTCAATGGCCGAGAGGGGTATTGACCACGTGATACTTGAGGTCAGGGTATCAAACACGCCGGCAATAACGCTCTATAGGAAGCTTGGCTTTGACGTGCATGGCGTATTAAGGAGCTACTATAACGATGGTGAGGACGCATACCTAATGATACTTGGGAATGATAAGTTTGAGGCGTTAATACGTAAATGCTGCTCAGTAACCAAACAACCTCCTTAGATACGTCTGCATCCACCTATCCTTCTGCACCGTGTAATCCCTCTTCGGCTCAGGATCCTTACTCGGCTTTGGTGGTTGTTGCGTGTAATCAAAGCCAAATTGAACACTTACAGTCTCCAACTTACCCTCAATATTACCGACGTAAGCCCAACCAACAAATGCGTACTGCACGGACACCCTCTCATTACTGCCCAGGTCCTCTAGGATCTTGTTAGTGGCAAACAGCGCGCTCTCGAACGCAATTTCCTGATTCTTTGGATATGGCAATTTTGCAGCATCACCAGCGGCAAGTACATCGTCAAACTTAGGGGTTCTCAGGTCTGTTGGTGACCTAACCTCAACCCAATCAGCACCTAATCCAGCGTCCCTTATGAATGACGGAGCCCTGTTGGGCTCAAGCATCGCCAGCAGGTCGTACCTATACCTCTCACCGCTTTTCGTAACTACCTCCCCATCACTCATCTCGACTATTTCCTGGTTCGTGATCAATTCAATGCCCGCCTTATCGTAGATTGACTTAACAACATCAGCTATCACGGGTGGTTGCGTCTTATCATTTGCATCAATATGTATTATCCTAACCTTATCCCTAACACCCCTATACTTAAGTATTGTATGGATGAGAAGCGCGGTTTCCGTCGGTGCGGGGGCACATCTATAAGGTGCCTTTGGTGCGTATACTACTACCGTACCCCCATTAATATTCCACACCCTATTCTTGAGAACGTGGACCCTACCTGGGTCATAAACGTTGGCGTTCATGTACCAGTACTTATCATAGCCGTTTATTGATGAGCCGTCAAAGACCACGCCGGGTGCCAGCACGAGGTAGTCATAGCTTAAGCTCTTTATGCGGTTGCCAAGTAGTGTCTCGGTGTAGTTAACAACCCTATTGTTGGGGTCGATGCTAATTACGTCACCCGTAACAACATTGACACCCCTTAACCCAATCTCTTCATAACCCCTGATGATCCTGCCGTACTCCTCCTCATTAGTTAGTAGTAATGGTCTCGTTGGTCCACCGATGTAGTGCCTATCCCTGGTTATCACGGTGACTTCAACGGAGCCCTTAGCCTTTTCAATTAGTGTATTTGCAATTGTTAATCCTGCGATCCCACCGCCGACAATGACAACTCTTTTGCGGGGCATGCCCATCATGGCTTGGTTAGGCTACGTAAATATAAAGTGGGATCTTAAGTTAATGATATTGAGAAGGGTATCGCCAGTTCAGTTAAATTATCACCTCTTCACCCTAGAGACGATCAGCCTATTACCCACGGCGTTGATTGTTAGTAATCCATCATCAGCCAGCCAGGCAATGTATGAGAGGAGTGCGGAGCGGTTCAGCAGGTAATTGTGTGGTGAATCAATGGTTATACCCAACGATGAGAGTAGCTTTACAATTAAGTCCTCAAGTACTACTTGATCACCGACATTACTAAGGACGAGCTCCCTCAACCTATTTATTGCATTAATATTCTCATTAATTACGTTAATAGCATCTTGAGGCTTCATTACATCGCCGTGGGCAGGCACGACATACTCATACCTAGTCACACCCTCGGAGAGCTTCCTAAGGCTTTCAAGCGCGAGACCGGCATTTAAGTGGTATGGCGCTCCGTACTTTCGTATGACATCAACCGGGAAGAACGCGTCAGCCGTGAACAGCGTATTTCCGTAGGCTATCCCGACCATACCCATCGTATGCCCTGGTAGTGGCATTACCTCAAGACTCACCTCCCTATATAGATCGTCCAGTTCCTTAACCATTACGCCCTCAGCCTCAAGGAGTTTCGTCCTAAGTAACTTAGGTGGGAAGGAGCCAAAGAGATAAAGCGGTTCGAGCACGGGCCTCTCTATGAAGGGTTTATCCTCCGGTGTCGCGTAGACGGTGGCACCGCTCCTCTTAACAATTAACGCGTTACCGCCGATGTGGTCCGCGTGATGGTGAGTATTTATTATGGCGCGAACCCTTAGGTTTAGGGGTTTAATGGCGTTGAGTATTCTACGTCCTGAGTCCTCGTCAATCCCCGTATCAATTATCACGCACTCATTATTATCTATAACTAACACGCCGGCATTCGTTCTACCAATCACAACGTAAACATTATCCGAAAGTCTCTGTAGCCTCTGCGTTTGCATTACTGATAACACATTAAGTAGTTTATATAGTTTTTAAGTAATTCAGCATACCTATGGACGTAAATTGGTTTCAGCATTTTTGCTCAATAACTCAACGTTGATTCCAGGTTTCGCTCAGGTAGAAGAACAATAATCATTAATGTAATGTGCAACATCTAGAATACAGAATAATTGATTTTTAATGGGACTCATTTAGTATTAAGTTTATATGGCAGCAATACGAGTGCTGCCGTTAGGGTTATCAGGGCTGCAGTTGTGAAGGCCCACTGTACAATCATCGATGTTAAGGGTAGCACCAGGAATGCCCCAGTAAATCTCCCGGCCTCACCCACAACGGTGCTTGTGGAGAACACCCCGGGTAGTACATCACTCCTCCACCTGAGTTGTATGAATGTTGTTATGGCTATTCCAAACATAGCCATGAAGAACCAGCGAGTTAAGGCGAGGGTCCAGGCAATTACGGGATTGCCCACGACGCCCATTAGGCCGGTGGTCGCAGCCATAACAACTGTGGAGGCTATAGCAATGATTAATTCACGCCCCAGTTTCAATAGTCTAC from Vulcanisaeta distributa DSM 14429 harbors:
- a CDS encoding DUF2079 domain-containing protein, with the translated sequence MRRSISGLVVYLGIAAYIVVMSYYTLLKYLTFHTHAADLGIFAQALASTLYYHRLFYESVDVAIIPKPGPIGYSFLDVHFSPTLFLFLPVYAVYPSPITLLVAQTILVALGALPIYWLGKYLGRDWLGAFFAIIYLMDPLVQGANSFDFHMETIFMPLALYSTYLLITRKWRIYYPMLLLTLGTIEFAPIPMALLGLYYVIINIRRRRELMHGVLTIAVSIVVLLIALWTKSLLNPLGPTTTSPLSGLPEQYASSFSFGILISVIKDPLLIPKLYSVYGTEKFLYFLELYAPTAFTAFLDPLALPSLAWPLASFLTSDVIYYSPFFQYSSFSVPFIIMASLMAVSKIPIEQQRRLMALILISTLVVFLGVSPIIHFQYQFTKADYDVWSALRLIPSNATVLAQNNLYPPFSNNINAYTQWYPWVKPDYIVAQPDSPWFTWWGTPYNEYVNTALMEGYGVYMVIGNDLLVLRANYTGEPVICAPITINTMPNMVSLINGQVINGEIAHTPSEPPGAWFTMNATLPPGQYEILIKYSWVGPGYLRQLNVTMAYLQINGHVIDLTTGSNESSITIYNEYYGDIVITAYANYVVNTTIYIRQLLINGPICG
- a CDS encoding metallophosphoesterase family protein is translated as MVARILTTADIHSPKYFPRFREAVKNLGKFDAVLIAGDLMEDGKIEGLKILINELRRLSDTIIAVPGNEDYDEVMPRARELGVIRWLDDEVVKLTINDVTLRIIGSKGSLERPTTWQLRHIPNIADTYRRRVEWLRKTINSSRELTILLIHYAPTFKTLQGEDPRIWPSLGVRDLEGVIFSNNVIAIHGHAHNSTVRCVKSGSSYIVNAAFTNIWKPIILEVGNDGMKSISVSCQEVKHERGGGPSILDFMK
- the rimI gene encoding ribosomal protein S18-alanine N-acetyltransferase: MKGSLELRKCDPGNDLDIIVSLEREIFRPSEQYTLGFINWLCRNCTNYSYIAFMDGKPVGYIISCIEGLSRGHVISVGVLSDYRRMGIGNALMCRSICSMAERGIDHVILEVRVSNTPAITLYRKLGFDVHGVLRSYYNDGEDAYLMILGNDKFEALIRKCCSVTKQPP
- a CDS encoding NAD(P)/FAD-dependent oxidoreductase; translation: MGMPRKRVVIVGGGIAGLTIANTLIEKAKGSVEVTVITRDRHYIGGPTRPLLLTNEEEYGRIIRGYEEIGLRGVNVVTGDVISIDPNNRVVNYTETLLGNRIKSLSYDYLVLAPGVVFDGSSINGYDKYWYMNANVYDPGRVHVLKNRVWNINGGTVVVYAPKAPYRCAPAPTETALLIHTILKYRGVRDKVRIIHIDANDKTQPPVIADVVKSIYDKAGIELITNQEIVEMSDGEVVTKSGERYRYDLLAMLEPNRAPSFIRDAGLGADWVEVRSPTDLRTPKFDDVLAAGDAAKLPYPKNQEIAFESALFATNKILEDLGSNERVSVQYAFVGWAYVGNIEGKLETVSVQFGFDYTQQPPKPSKDPEPKRDYTVQKDRWMQTYLRRLFGY
- a CDS encoding MBL fold metallo-hydrolase — protein: MQTQRLQRLSDNVYVVIGRTNAGVLVIDNNECVIIDTGIDEDSGRRILNAIKPLNLRVRAIINTHHHADHIGGNALIVKRSGATVYATPEDKPFIERPVLEPLYLFGSFPPKLLRTKLLEAEGVMVKELDDLYREVSLEVMPLPGHTMGMVGIAYGNTLFTADAFFPVDVIRKYGAPYHLNAGLALESLRKLSEGVTRYEYVVPAHGDVMKPQDAINVINENINAINRLRELVLSNVGDQVVLEDLIVKLLSSLGITIDSPHNYLLNRSALLSYIAWLADDGLLTINAVGNRLIVSRVKR